One region of Wyeomyia smithii strain HCP4-BCI-WySm-NY-G18 chromosome 3, ASM2978416v1, whole genome shotgun sequence genomic DNA includes:
- the LOC129731983 gene encoding chromatin assembly factor 1 subunit A-A has translation MMESVISDSKQSPSADGKKLKQSRLPFQVLPGSPASPGPTIGESRKRKPSVDPAVIDGGTRAAKIGRISEVKENVKDHVGVPEVVVLDDESNSADIVDVCKEDKKLVIVKVESPSTAKRNEAPVDEECGETAKTNDKIMIKFPLSNKKKDKKDDKVGKEEGPAKKKVHKEKKKQKKETKPKLGEEKKSVEQKPTIIVDDSDLSDGGMDDDKEAEESIDKMKDKGKEVEPPEDTADHVEPVSKDEKSQEQQVSKPEIKEIIPDVIVDEAMIEEKKETEEPKKEAKQNEVVNLRRGRSSRVKKSKTPEKAQPKESESVELPPQKSKSSSKTTSVKKNASKKEESPKTTKAPTDELDKKQISTESSSKTTSVKKNASKKEESPKATKAPTDDSDKKQTRGALDKFFAKVDATKAASSDEAVTAVKKDDTSTEKEPAAEINQKTPEKVSSQDNGPMETDGEPPGETKTAANSSAIISICLEESSDGNMADDEENAYMLCTPNTKERMLLSAEEQKKKLTPKQLARRAEAERKQALKQQELEEKKRKKQEEKDARQREREEQERLKKKEREEKEEQKKKEREEKEEQKRKEREEKEKKRLAELEAKNEEKRKRDEQKEEERRKKEEEKEAEEKRKQKTAQAFQSFFVKKTNGREGKQSEDENSMDQQQLGEGEAIPKQHIFMPFCVKGDMRLAPLCRCSLGEERKKLLDEILKKSNDGNGNDAEVVTDRKKLYLAQLKNTGYRAGKSERTWIAQDDEQEEDDVIVIDDTVCHQIEVDPAAAPAKRYRAKYFLFEENRRPPYLGTWRKRSAKIQARRPFAQDTKFFDYEVDSDDEWEEEEPGESLHGSDDEKDVDPEEDYEVDNDFFVPHGHLSDEEMQAEDDVLDDNSPETQKAKLKILQLEFAAEMKKKTEKIKPRLIGCIWENPTGSDDRPECSVVIWDILKARAMLFDPEEPISFTVQKTDPDSNQSSPSKEKESVEFRIKKVKLVDEGVKELIQLVHGCAHNKQFLVKEFQAYWAKRRDEGEFGVPLFAPESIRTKMVEICSWRPCPDEGPMQNKMCWYVHKEVLKKYQLTDISIPTEWEFILKPIAKSKKEKKERKTETEDPKGVEKEEKTPPKKESSEEKEKKERLPPAVPTSVTKPKTPAASITKFTKKLSDDDKRKQFGKNRKSGEPSTTSSSNNSPRTKPVVAATKSNSKASPKVATNSPTAAKGIAKANGKSPVAAAVQQPKKRIQLLMSVPKGQPINESLKNNLISQFLGKGGGSKRKPVEPMEVDPPSSNGADEVIVLDD, from the exons ATGATGGAATCGGTGATAAGTGACAGCAAACAGTCACCGTCTGCTGAtgggaaaaaattgaaacaaagtCGTTTGCCTTTTCAA GTTCTCCCTGGTTCACCGGCATCTCCAGGGCCGACCATCGGAGAATCTCGCAAGCGCAAACCCTCGGTTGATCCGGCTGTTATTGACGGTGGAACACGGGCAGCAAAAATCGGTCGCATTTCAGAAGTGAAGGAAAATGTCAAGGACCATGTCGGTGTACCGGAGGTAGTTGTTTTGGATGATGAGAGCAACAGTGCCGATATTGTAGATGTTTGTAAAGAGGATAAAAAGCTTGTCATCGTGAAGGTAGAATCACCTAGTACCGCCAAGCGGAATGAAGCACCGGTGGACGAAGAATGTGGTGAGACTGCTAAGACAAATGATAAGATTATGATAAAATTTCCTTTGAGTAACAAGAAAAAGGACAAAAAAGACGATAAGGTTGGAAAGGAAGAGGGACCCGCTAAAAAGAAGGTACATAAGgaaaagaaaaagcagaaaaaggAAACTAAGCCTAAATtgggagaggagaaaaaatcaGTTGAACAGAAGCCAACCATTATTGTTGATGATAGTGATTTGTCCGATGGGGGGATGGATGACGATAAGGAGGCTGAAGAGTCCATCGATAAGATGAAGGACAAGGGTAAGGAGGTTGAGCCTCCTGAAGACACGGCAGACCACGTCGAACCCGTGTCGAAAGATGAGAAAAGTCAAGAGCAGCAAGTCTCCAAACCGGAAATAAAGGAAATAATTCCTGACGTAATCGTCGATGAGGCAATGatagaggaaaaaaaagaaaccgaAGAGCCGAAGAAGGAAGCAAAGCAAAATGAAGTGGTCAATCTTCGCCGGGGCAGATCTTCGcgtgtaaaaaaatcaaaaactcccGAAAAAGCTCAGCCAAAAGAGTCCGAATCTGTTGAGTTACCCCCGCAGAAATCAAAGTCTTCAAGTAAAACTACTTCAGTTAAGAAAAATGCTTCCAAAAAGGAAGAATCGCCCAAAACGACAAAAGCTCCGACAGACGAATTAGACAAGAAACAGATCTCAACAGAGTCTTCAAGTAAAACAACTTCAGTTAAGAAAAATGCTTCCAAGAAGGAAGAATCGCCTAAAGCGACAAAAGCTCCGACAGACGACTCGGACAAGAAACAGACCCGGGGAGCGTTGGATAAATTTTTCGCTAAGGTCGATGCCACTAAAGCTGCATCATCTGATGAGGCTGTAACTGCTGTGAAAAAAGATGATACATCGACGGAAAAAGAACCAGCAGCCGAGATTAATCAGAAAACACCAGAAAAAGTTTCTTCGCAAGACAATGGACCAATGGAAACGGACGGTGAACCACCAGGCGAAACCAAGACGGCCGCTAATAGTAGTGCCATTATCAGCATCTGTCTTGAAGAATCGTCCGATGGGAATATGGCTGACGACGAAGAGAATGCCTATATGTTATGCACCCCTAATACCAAGGAACGCATGCTGTTATCAGCTGAAGAGCAGAAGAAAAAGCTCACGCCAAAGCAGCTTGCGCGTCGTGCCGAGGCAGAGCGAAAGCAAGCACTCAAGCAGCAGGAGTTGGAAGAGAAAAAGCGCAAGAAACAAGAGGAGAAAGATGCCCGTCAGCGTGAACGCGAAGAGCAAGAGcgtttgaagaaaaaagaaagagaggAGAAGGAAGAACAGAAGAAGAAGGAACGAGAAGAGAAGGAAGAGCAGAAGCGCAAAGAACGGGAAGAGAAGGAAAAGAAACGGCTGGCAGAACTGGAagcaaaaaatgaagaaaaacgtAAAAGGGACGAGCAGAAAGAGGAAGAACGACGCAAGAAAGAAGAGGAGAAGGAAGCTGAAGAGAAGCGTAAACAGAAGACGGCTCAAGCGTTTCAGAGTTTTTTCGTGAAGAAAACCAATGGCCGAGAAGGTAAACAGTCGGAAGACGAGAATTCGATGGATCAGCAGCAGCTTGGAGAAGGTGAGGCGATCCCAAAGCAGCATATTTTTATGCCCTTCTGCGTAAAAGGTGACATGCGGCTGGCTCCGTTGTGTCGCTGTTCGCTAGGAGAAGAGCGGAAAAAATTGCTGGatgaaatattgaaaaagtctAACGATGGAAATGGAAACGATGCTGAAGTTGTCACTGATCGTAAGAAGCTCTATTTAGCTCAGCTGAAGAACACGGGTTACAGGGCTGGTAAAAGTGAGAGAACCTGGATAGCGCAGGATGACGAACAGGAAGAGGATGACGTAATAGTTATTG ACGACACCGTTTGCCACCAAATCGAGGTGGATCCGGCTGCGGCGCCCGCTAAGCGATATCGTGCTAAATACTTTTTGTTTGAGGAAAACCGTCGGCCACCCTATCTGGGAACATGGCGTAAGCGAAGTGCCAAAATTCAGGCCCGCCGTCCGTTCGCTCAGGATACG AAATTTTTCGACTACGAAGTAGACTCCGATGACGAGTGGGAAGAGGAAGAGCCCGGAGAATCGCTGCATGGCAGCGACGACGAGAAGGATGTCGATCCAGAGGAGGATTACGAAGTGGATAACGATTTCTTTGTGCCCCATGGGCATCTTAGTGACGAGGAAATGCAAGCGGAAGACGATGTACTGGACGATAATAGCCCTGAAACACAGAAAGCCAAGCTTAAAATTTTACAGCTGGAGTTTGCCGCCGAAATGAAAAAGAAGACCGAAAAAATTAAGCCCCGCTTGATTGGTTGCATCTGGGAGAATCCAACCGGAAGCGATGACCGTCCGGAGTGTTCTGTCGTGATCTGGGACATTTTGAAAGCGCGAGCGATGTTGTTCGATCCGGAAGAGCCAATTTCGTTTACCGTTCAGAAAACCGATCCGGATTCTAATCAATCCTCACCCAGCAAGGAAAAGGAATCAGTAGAATTTCGAATAAAAAAAGTCAAGCTGGTGGATGAAGGGGTGAAAGAACTGATACAATTGGTTCACGGTTGCGCACACAATAAACAGTTTTTGGTTAAGGAGTTCCAAGCATATTGGGCCAAGCGAAGGGATGAGGGAGAATTCGGCGTGCCGCTATTCGCTCCCGAAAGCATACGGACCAAGATGGTGGAAATTTGCTCTTGGAGACCTTGCCCAGACGAGGGTCCAATGCAGAACAAGATGTGCTGGTATGTTCACAAGGAGGTGctgaaaaaatatcaactgACGGATATTTCAATTCCAACCGAATGGGAGTTTATCCTGAAACCTATTGCTAAGAGCAAGAAGGAAAAGAAGGAACGTAAGACGGAGACGGAGGATCCAAAAGGTGTAGAGAAGGAAGAGAAAACACCACCGAAGAAGGAATCGTCAGAAGAGAAGGAGAAGAAAGAACG TCTGCCACCGGCGGTACCTACTTCTGTCACAAAGCCGAAAACTCCCGCCGCCAGTATCACCAAGTTCACGAAGAAACTCTCGGACGATGACAAGCGAAAGCAATTTGGCAAGAACCGGAAAAGCGGCGAACCATCGACGACGTCCTCCAGCAATAACAGTCCCCGCACGAAACCAGTCGTTGCTGCCACTAAAAGCAACTCTAAAGCTTCTCCAAAGGTGGCTACTAACTCACCCACTGCAGCCAAGGGAATCGCGAAAGCAAACGGAAAGTCCCCGGTAGCAGCGGCGGTGCAACAACCGAAAAAGCGCATCCAATTATTGATGTCCGTTCCGAAGGGGCAGCCGATAAACGAATCGTTAAAAAACAATCTTATCAGTCAGTTTCTGGGGAAAGGAGGCGGCAGCAAAAGGAAGCCTGTGGAACCGATGGAGGTTGATCCTCCTAGCAGTAACGGCGCGGATGAAGTTATAGTGCTAGATGATTGA